A portion of the Natronogracilivirga saccharolytica genome contains these proteins:
- a CDS encoding SusD/RagB family nutrient-binding outer membrane lipoprotein: protein MIKKIYLTSMVGLLMFALSACEISSTNENPNQATETGINNLLPHAQVNLAYGLGGDISQYNAVMMQQMAGTNREHTNIARYNFSSARSETAWNSNLYGGSMNDLHLVKNRAEEGEYWHHLGVAQILMANALGNVVALWNDAPYSEAFQGVDNRRPVYDDAEELYGVVQDLLSDGVENMQRDVTPLTELGGADLIYGGNTELWIMAAHALSARFHNHRSKVDPEGSAQDVLDAIANGTFASSDDNMDMAFGTENQQANPWRNHKLSTFEDNTRMGEHFVDLLISIDDPRLPHYAAENSDGEFRGQTAGVSGDEDGLISDLGPYYNRPEAPFHFITYTEVKFLEAEAHYRLGEYGPAADAMNEAIISSLELVTGEADEDYVAEQASETAASLEDGEGLARLMTHKHVALFLQPEIFTDWRRTGIPELEIAENSVINEIPRRWPYAQAELNTNPNAPEGVSLTDRVWWDQ from the coding sequence ATGATCAAAAAAATCTATCTCACAAGCATGGTAGGACTGCTGATGTTTGCATTAAGTGCATGCGAAATCAGTTCCACCAATGAAAACCCGAATCAGGCGACAGAGACCGGGATAAACAATCTTTTGCCGCATGCCCAGGTAAATCTTGCCTACGGGCTGGGTGGTGACATATCACAGTACAATGCCGTGATGATGCAGCAAATGGCGGGTACCAACCGCGAGCACACCAACATCGCCCGTTATAACTTCAGCAGTGCCAGGTCCGAAACCGCATGGAACTCCAATCTCTACGGAGGATCCATGAATGATCTTCATCTGGTGAAAAACCGGGCGGAAGAAGGCGAGTACTGGCACCATCTTGGGGTGGCCCAGATACTGATGGCCAATGCACTCGGCAACGTGGTCGCGCTCTGGAACGATGCGCCCTATTCCGAGGCTTTCCAGGGTGTGGACAACCGCCGGCCTGTTTATGATGATGCCGAGGAGCTTTATGGTGTTGTTCAGGACCTTCTTTCCGATGGTGTTGAAAACATGCAGCGTGATGTAACGCCGCTGACCGAACTTGGCGGTGCCGATCTGATTTACGGCGGCAATACCGAGCTGTGGATCATGGCTGCTCATGCACTGAGTGCACGGTTCCACAATCACCGAAGCAAGGTCGACCCGGAAGGATCCGCCCAGGACGTGCTCGACGCCATCGCAAACGGCACATTTGCCAGTTCCGATGACAACATGGATATGGCGTTCGGCACTGAAAACCAGCAGGCCAACCCGTGGAGGAACCACAAGCTCAGTACGTTTGAGGATAACACCCGCATGGGTGAGCATTTTGTTGACCTGCTGATATCGATTGATGACCCGAGACTGCCTCACTACGCTGCCGAGAACAGTGACGGTGAGTTCCGGGGTCAGACAGCCGGAGTTTCGGGCGACGAAGACGGGCTGATCTCGGATCTTGGTCCCTATTACAACAGGCCGGAAGCACCCTTCCACTTTATCACCTATACCGAAGTGAAGTTTCTCGAAGCGGAGGCTCACTACCGGCTTGGTGAATATGGTCCGGCTGCGGATGCCATGAATGAAGCCATTATCTCATCACTTGAGCTTGTAACCGGTGAAGCAGATGAAGACTATGTCGCTGAACAGGCATCCGAAACGGCTGCATCGCTTGAGGATGGCGAGGGCCTGGCCCGGCTGATGACTCACAAGCATGTTGCCCTTTTCCTTCAGCCTGAAATTTTTACTGACTGGAGACGTACGGGAATTCCGGAACTTGAAATAGCAGAAAACTCAGTTATCAACGAAATACCAAGACGCTGGCCATACGCACAGGCTGAGTTGAACACGAATCCAAATGCTCCTGAAGGTGTGAGCCTCACCGACCGTGTCTGGTGGGATCAGTAA
- a CDS encoding M14 family zinc carboxypeptidase yields the protein MAASPAFTASAASDGENTSAATAESAGETASADERASASSVENSDETAVATETILSPASYLGFEPGERFSRHHEISAYFRHVAENSPYVEWRDYGESYLGRPLFAVIVSSRENIEGLDSIWVNNRRMAGLKSGDVEGRTAAIAWLSYGIHGNESSSPEAAMQTLFALAKGAANAGDNENGDDDIAGWLEETVVIIDPVLNPDGRERYVSWFEQTQGRRPDPRLETREHNEPWPGSRSNHYYFDLNRDWAWQTQQESSQRAAFYHLWMPHVHADFHEMFTNDYYFPPAAEPYHSTITPWQREFQEKIGQNHAQRFDERSERYFTGEIFDLFYPGFGDTWPTFNGAIGMTYEQMGHSRAGTKMIDEHGDTLTLSDRIRNHHEAGLSTVEVTAQNSERLIREFHEYFRASEDEPDGRYASFVISGENNRDRLTALLGYLDRQEIRYFPAEPDRRMQGRHYLSGEQQQRRTMEGDIVIPMQQPKSVLAHVLFDPDPSEVLADSNTYDITAWALPYAYGLEAWAVEDRVRISRDYSGGSAGGTTPEGSSDDAVRSEHASGYIPLESDTAYAWVFEWGDVRDAAFAADLLQRDVRMRVTESSFTADGRVYPPGSMVITRRSNRHIEDRISGILDDMAAKHNRRVAELHTGRTDSGADLGSPRIHPMNKPTAAVPAGRDINAGQLGEIRHYFDYLLDYPLAVFDSHRLASFPLDDYNLLILPDGSYEGWDEADWDRVMSWVREGGRLIAYSGVARILSEKEDSRITVRETEPEGRSEVSGQDDAQPELRRRFEDRRRDALSRQISGVVYRVELDDSHPLAYGLGESYATLKRGLSVPELLEDGWNVGVLPEDNALLGGWAGSQTGAVVNGSLMAGTVSMGQGQLVILADNPLFRGFWRNGQLLFSNAVFQAWIAR from the coding sequence GTGGCTGCTTCTCCCGCATTCACAGCCTCAGCGGCATCCGACGGTGAGAATACATCAGCTGCTACAGCCGAATCTGCCGGTGAGACTGCATCCGCTGATGAAAGGGCTTCTGCCTCTTCGGTTGAAAACTCCGATGAAACGGCAGTTGCCACGGAGACCATTTTGTCACCCGCTTCATATCTTGGTTTTGAACCGGGCGAACGGTTTTCCCGTCATCACGAAATCAGCGCCTATTTCCGGCATGTCGCTGAGAACAGTCCGTATGTTGAATGGAGGGATTATGGTGAAAGCTATCTCGGCCGCCCGCTTTTTGCCGTAATCGTCAGCTCCCGTGAAAATATTGAGGGGCTGGATTCAATTTGGGTCAATAACAGGCGGATGGCCGGACTGAAAAGCGGTGATGTGGAAGGCCGGACGGCGGCGATCGCATGGCTGAGCTATGGCATTCACGGAAATGAATCGTCCAGTCCCGAAGCAGCGATGCAGACACTTTTTGCCCTTGCGAAAGGGGCGGCAAATGCCGGTGACAATGAAAACGGAGATGACGACATTGCAGGCTGGCTTGAAGAAACGGTGGTCATCATCGATCCGGTGCTGAATCCCGACGGCAGGGAGCGGTACGTAAGCTGGTTTGAGCAGACGCAGGGCCGCCGGCCTGATCCCCGCCTGGAAACACGGGAGCACAACGAGCCCTGGCCGGGCTCCCGCTCCAACCATTACTATTTTGACCTCAACCGTGACTGGGCCTGGCAGACTCAGCAGGAGAGCAGTCAGCGAGCAGCTTTTTACCACCTCTGGATGCCGCACGTCCATGCCGATTTCCACGAGATGTTTACCAACGACTACTATTTCCCTCCGGCCGCCGAGCCGTATCATTCGACCATCACCCCCTGGCAAAGGGAGTTTCAGGAAAAAATCGGCCAGAATCATGCGCAGCGTTTTGATGAACGGTCCGAACGCTATTTCACAGGGGAGATTTTTGATCTGTTTTACCCCGGATTCGGTGACACCTGGCCTACTTTCAACGGCGCCATCGGCATGACGTATGAACAGATGGGGCACAGCCGGGCCGGAACCAAAATGATTGATGAGCATGGCGATACGCTTACACTTTCCGACCGCATCCGGAATCATCACGAAGCCGGGCTTTCCACCGTCGAAGTGACCGCGCAAAACAGCGAGCGGCTGATCCGGGAGTTTCATGAGTACTTTCGTGCGTCCGAAGACGAACCGGATGGTCGTTACGCTTCTTTTGTGATCAGCGGGGAAAACAACCGCGACAGGCTGACAGCACTTTTGGGATATCTGGACCGCCAGGAGATCCGCTATTTTCCGGCAGAGCCTGACCGGCGGATGCAGGGCCGGCACTACTTGTCCGGCGAACAGCAGCAGCGGCGGACGATGGAAGGGGACATCGTCATTCCGATGCAGCAGCCCAAATCGGTGCTTGCTCATGTTCTGTTTGATCCGGATCCCTCAGAAGTGCTGGCGGATTCCAATACGTACGACATCACCGCATGGGCGCTGCCCTATGCGTATGGCCTGGAAGCGTGGGCAGTAGAGGACAGGGTTCGCATATCGCGCGATTACAGCGGCGGGAGTGCTGGCGGGACGACCCCGGAAGGCAGCAGCGATGACGCTGTACGATCTGAGCATGCATCAGGCTATATCCCCCTGGAGAGCGATACGGCTTATGCATGGGTGTTTGAGTGGGGGGATGTCCGGGATGCCGCATTTGCCGCGGACCTGCTTCAGCGGGATGTGCGGATGCGTGTCACGGAAAGTTCGTTTACTGCGGACGGGCGGGTCTATCCGCCCGGCTCGATGGTGATTACCCGCAGGTCAAATCGTCATATTGAAGACCGGATTTCGGGAATTCTGGATGATATGGCCGCAAAACACAACCGGCGCGTGGCAGAGCTGCATACCGGCAGGACCGACAGCGGTGCGGACCTCGGCTCACCAAGGATACATCCTATGAACAAACCGACTGCGGCTGTTCCTGCAGGACGGGATATCAATGCCGGTCAGCTGGGCGAAATCCGACATTATTTTGATTACCTCCTGGATTATCCGCTGGCTGTTTTTGACTCCCATCGCCTGGCATCCTTTCCTCTGGATGACTACAATCTGCTTATCCTACCGGACGGTTCGTATGAGGGATGGGATGAGGCGGACTGGGACCGCGTTATGTCGTGGGTTCGTGAGGGAGGCCGGCTTATAGCTTATTCAGGTGTTGCACGTATACTATCAGAAAAGGAAGACAGCCGGATAACTGTTCGAGAGACGGAGCCGGAGGGGCGGTCGGAAGTTTCCGGGCAGGATGATGCTCAGCCGGAGCTTCGAAGGCGGTTTGAAGACCGGCGCAGGGATGCCCTCAGCAGACAGATCAGCGGTGTGGTCTACCGGGTTGAACTGGATGACAGCCACCCGCTGGCGTATGGTCTGGGTGAGAGCTATGCTACGCTGAAGCGCGGACTGTCCGTGCCGGAACTGCTTGAGGACGGCTGGAATGTAGGTGTGCTTCCGGAAGATAATGCTTTGCTTGGCGGCTGGGCCGGATCCCAAACCGGTGCGGTTGTGAACGGCTCGCTCATGGCGGGAACCGTCAGCATGGGGCAGGGACAGTTGGTGATTCTGGCCGACAATCCGCTTTTCCGGGGTTTCTGGCGAAACGGACAGTTGCTGTTTTCCAATGCGGTATTCCAGGCGTGGATTGCACGGTGA
- a CDS encoding UvrD-helicase domain-containing protein codes for MPPQQQSPDDITDEICRHQGFMILEAGAGTGKTHNLTERVIHQLADRNVPLERMLTLTFTDFAAAEMRSRIYDAINKSIGKNGASEHLLDTRRRFSRNYISTFHSFCNRILHYFPDELTEISVSDRPDSLDPEGLRSQRNIDGAFELLGDYDEVLWMMEWRKRFYRIYKDHKGLQRQLSRISVSDFESFMHKLGGLDDQALHQMAALDCEQYLGKLRELTDIWRKEIDPQGNQLLSGLAEHPDWFKPETGPPETFEDLLELKTQSNGISLNELVKKNVDREIHAELNEIAKAFFPLYEAVRQAEAYLAADEVAEQLAAYSDEAEFNPDHEAYWNMRDLSELALRWKTLMRYQRFEAGYFNYDDMIWLTHKLLTENPGVTAQMRNRFDQILVDEFQDTDRRQWEIIRKLGFADDGNDKEVMIVGDIKQAIYSFRGGDVSMMRRVHADLKKRADRKSALPLRILPLPYSFRSNKTIVDFSNRVFRQVFGAGTTPASYEAHHQSLKRPSSEISKNADAPGEVRLLRADTAQLKKEIKQINEGKSTSSRTSVSVEAEALASDYVQLESRRIARFLREMRDGRHSQYEAVRQKMIRGERAVGVLYRRRKHMHALEQALAEAGLDYSVAKGTRYYQRREIKDAWLLLSFLLDAFDDVALVGLLRSPMISFSDSGLLAARVAMDKPGHDYPHFWNALSNAKHWDELLSDADRKALAAGIRLLEDLREMVPVKRVSEIVERAFFTDGPYLGAHADDAQVRENLIKLLDVIRNLERTGRGTLFEVTGFLSNRITEEAGDTEAEQPEPAPIQLMTVHGSKGLQFPMVAVPDMLAGDHDGGMQLFIADDDDDSAAWPAVSYKPPDKEGTDDSNTSFLHHFLKAERKKRRLAEAKRLFYVAVTRAETHLLVSMTDYSGSNKTGSFAEMLKPMFSDDEDQAGVSLTDDIVIQDFTVDDLEELSGYVPDPDPDDEEDADPDKARFTAADRSAAVFRRADQGVAADLQSASGISGKDRPQVEDADPDTGSDYKREKEDESGDAGTGLAPNDKGTLIHRALEFGFFEHGDTDTTPADKETDQAVQFWIRELSGMQYEHPEKVIEEHRDELIRHCRNASHCIRSMFGDQAPRRYEVAFEVLLRDEDRTGPESAGTRADAASPADDTSLADEASPADDTSQEDEASQVNEASHVDEVSPAAYRGYIDMIIRDSDGREHIVDFKTGPYTDNNRDYGYDRQIAVYKRAFEEIRQEKMDPGRVWLLFTDPEGGQAVSLADM; via the coding sequence ATGCCCCCTCAGCAGCAGTCACCCGATGATATCACAGATGAGATCTGCCGTCATCAGGGGTTCATGATTCTGGAGGCTGGTGCCGGAACCGGGAAAACGCATAATCTCACAGAACGCGTCATCCATCAGCTGGCAGACAGGAATGTCCCGCTGGAACGCATGCTTACGCTGACATTCACCGACTTTGCCGCCGCTGAAATGCGGTCACGAATCTACGATGCCATCAACAAAAGTATCGGTAAAAACGGTGCCTCAGAGCATCTTTTGGATACCCGGCGCCGGTTTTCGCGCAACTATATTTCGACGTTTCATTCCTTCTGTAATCGCATTCTGCACTATTTTCCGGATGAACTGACCGAAATATCGGTATCTGATCGTCCGGATTCACTTGACCCGGAAGGACTCCGGAGCCAACGAAATATCGATGGTGCGTTCGAGCTGCTGGGTGATTACGATGAAGTGCTGTGGATGATGGAGTGGCGCAAGCGGTTCTACCGTATCTACAAAGATCACAAGGGATTGCAGCGGCAGCTTTCGCGCATTTCGGTCTCCGATTTCGAGTCGTTCATGCACAAGCTGGGTGGACTTGATGATCAGGCCCTGCACCAGATGGCAGCGCTTGACTGCGAACAGTATCTCGGCAAACTTCGGGAGCTGACAGATATTTGGCGGAAGGAAATCGATCCGCAGGGGAATCAGCTGCTTTCCGGTCTGGCAGAGCATCCGGACTGGTTTAAACCCGAAACCGGTCCGCCGGAAACATTTGAGGACCTGCTTGAGCTGAAAACCCAAAGTAATGGCATCAGTCTGAATGAGCTGGTGAAAAAAAATGTGGACCGGGAAATTCATGCTGAGCTGAACGAGATTGCAAAAGCATTTTTCCCGCTTTATGAAGCGGTCCGGCAGGCCGAGGCGTATCTCGCTGCGGACGAAGTTGCGGAGCAGCTTGCGGCCTATTCAGATGAGGCGGAGTTCAACCCGGATCATGAGGCCTACTGGAATATGCGTGACCTGTCGGAGCTCGCGTTGCGCTGGAAGACACTCATGCGCTATCAGCGGTTTGAGGCCGGCTATTTCAACTATGACGACATGATCTGGCTGACCCACAAGCTGCTGACGGAAAATCCCGGCGTCACCGCTCAGATGCGAAACCGCTTTGATCAGATCCTCGTTGATGAATTTCAGGACACCGACCGGCGCCAGTGGGAGATTATCAGAAAACTCGGCTTTGCAGATGATGGTAACGACAAGGAAGTCATGATCGTCGGTGACATCAAGCAGGCCATCTATTCCTTCCGGGGAGGGGATGTGTCGATGATGCGCCGGGTTCATGCCGACCTGAAGAAGAGGGCAGATCGCAAAAGTGCGCTTCCGCTCCGCATCCTGCCGCTGCCCTACTCATTCCGGTCCAACAAAACCATTGTGGATTTCTCCAATCGCGTTTTTCGCCAGGTGTTTGGCGCCGGAACCACACCCGCATCGTATGAGGCCCACCATCAGTCTCTGAAAAGGCCATCATCTGAAATTTCAAAAAACGCCGATGCCCCCGGCGAGGTGCGCTTATTACGTGCCGATACCGCACAACTCAAGAAAGAGATCAAGCAGATAAACGAGGGGAAAAGCACTTCCTCCCGGACTTCCGTCAGTGTGGAGGCCGAAGCGCTCGCTTCCGATTATGTCCAGCTCGAATCCCGCCGGATCGCCCGGTTCCTGCGCGAAATGCGCGACGGCCGGCATTCGCAATACGAGGCTGTCAGACAGAAAATGATCAGGGGTGAACGGGCTGTGGGCGTTCTTTACCGGCGCCGCAAGCACATGCACGCCCTCGAGCAGGCACTCGCGGAGGCCGGACTCGATTATTCCGTGGCCAAAGGCACACGCTATTATCAGCGCCGCGAAATCAAGGATGCATGGCTTCTGCTTTCGTTTTTGCTGGATGCCTTTGACGATGTTGCTCTGGTCGGACTGCTTCGCTCGCCGATGATTTCATTTTCGGACTCCGGTTTGCTTGCCGCGAGGGTGGCGATGGACAAGCCCGGGCACGATTACCCCCATTTCTGGAACGCGCTTTCAAATGCAAAGCACTGGGATGAACTGCTTTCGGATGCGGACCGGAAGGCGCTTGCCGCAGGTATCCGGCTGCTCGAAGATTTACGGGAAATGGTGCCGGTGAAGCGTGTTTCGGAGATCGTGGAACGGGCGTTTTTTACGGACGGGCCCTACCTCGGTGCTCACGCAGACGATGCTCAGGTACGTGAAAACCTGATCAAGCTGCTGGATGTCATCCGCAATCTGGAGCGCACCGGACGGGGAACCCTTTTTGAAGTCACCGGATTTTTGTCGAACCGTATAACCGAGGAGGCGGGTGATACCGAAGCCGAACAGCCCGAGCCGGCACCTATTCAGCTGATGACTGTCCACGGGTCGAAAGGCCTTCAGTTCCCGATGGTGGCCGTGCCCGATATGCTTGCCGGAGATCATGACGGCGGGATGCAGCTGTTTATAGCCGATGATGATGACGACAGCGCTGCCTGGCCGGCCGTGTCCTACAAGCCGCCCGACAAGGAAGGCACTGATGACAGCAACACCTCCTTTCTGCACCATTTCCTCAAAGCTGAACGAAAGAAACGCCGGCTCGCTGAGGCAAAACGCCTGTTCTATGTCGCCGTAACCCGCGCCGAAACGCACTTGCTGGTCAGCATGACCGATTACAGCGGAAGCAACAAAACGGGATCGTTTGCTGAAATGCTGAAACCGATGTTCTCCGACGATGAAGACCAGGCAGGGGTTTCACTGACGGATGATATTGTCATCCAGGATTTTACGGTCGATGATCTCGAAGAGTTGTCAGGTTATGTTCCGGATCCTGATCCGGATGATGAGGAAGATGCGGATCCGGATAAGGCAAGATTCACCGCAGCAGACCGCTCGGCCGCGGTCTTCCGCAGAGCGGATCAAGGGGTTGCGGCAGATCTTCAGTCTGCATCGGGAATTTCCGGCAAAGACCGGCCGCAGGTGGAGGATGCTGATCCAGATACAGGATCAGATTACAAAAGAGAAAAGGAAGACGAGTCCGGGGATGCAGGAACCGGCCTTGCCCCCAACGACAAGGGTACGCTGATACATCGTGCCCTGGAGTTCGGATTTTTTGAACACGGGGACACGGATACAACTCCTGCGGATAAAGAGACGGATCAAGCTGTTCAGTTCTGGATCAGGGAGCTTTCCGGAATGCAGTATGAGCATCCGGAGAAGGTCATAGAAGAACACCGGGATGAGCTGATAAGGCATTGCCGCAATGCGTCTCACTGTATCCGCAGCATGTTCGGAGACCAGGCTCCCCGCCGTTATGAAGTGGCCTTCGAGGTACTTCTCCGGGATGAAGACCGTACGGGCCCGGAGTCAGCCGGCACCCGTGCTGATGCAGCCTCACCGGCAGATGACACTTCTCTGGCAGATGAAGCCTCACCGGCAGATGACACTTCTCAGGAAGATGAAGCCTCTCAGGTGAATGAAGCCTCTCATGTGGATGAAGTCTCTCCGGCAGCGTACCGGGGCTACATTGATATGATCATCCGGGACTCCGACGGCAGGGAGCATATCGTGGACTTCAAAACCGGTCCGTATACAGATAACAACCGAGATTACGGTTATGATCGCCAAATCGCTGTCTACAAGCGGGCCTTTGAAGAAATCCGGCAGGAAAAAATGGATCCGGGTCGTGTCTGGCTCCTGTTTACCGATCCTGAGGGCGGCCAAGCCGTCTCACTTGCCGATATGTGA